The genomic stretch CCGGTCGAAGCGGCCCGCGCGCAGCAGCGCGGGATCGAGGATCTCGGGCCGGTTGGTGGCGGCCAGGAGCACGATGCCCACAGAAGGGTCGAAGCCATCGAGCTCGGTCAGAAGCTGGTTCAGCGTCTGCTCACGCTCATCATGGCCACCGGCGATCTGTCCGGAGGAGCGCGCCCGCCCAAGAGCGTCGAGTTCGTCGATGAAGATGATCGCCGGCGCGGATTTCCGAGCCTGCTCGAACAGGTCGCGCACCCGCGCGGCACCGACGCCCACGAACATCTCGACGAACTCTGATCCCGAGATCGAAAAGAAGGTCACGCCGGCCTCGCCTGCCACTGCGCGCGCCAGAAGCGTCTTGCCGGTGCCCGGCGGCCCGACGAGCAATATGCCTTTGGGGATATGTGCGCCCAGCTTTCCGTATTCGGCGGGGTTCCTGAGGAACTCCACGACCTCCTCGAGCTCGGCCTTGGCCTCGTCCACACCGGCCACGTCGGCGAAGCTGACGCCGGTTTCTTTTTCCATGTAAACCTTGGCCTTGCTGCGGCCGACCTGCATGAACCCGCCGAAGCCCTGCTTGTCGGCGAACTTGCGGAACAGCAGCATCCAGATTCCGAAGAAGACAAGCGCTGGCGCCACCCAGGAAATCAGCGTGCCGAGAAAAGTGTTTTGCGGAACGCCAGTGATCTCGATACCTGACCGGTCTATCCGTTCCAGGATTGCGGGATTCACTACGGTCGTCACGAACTGCTTCTTGCCGTCGACCGGTTCGGCGAAGGTGCCTGTGATAGTGTCTGACCCGACCGCGACAGAGGAAATTTTCCCGTCAGCGAGATACTTCTCGAACTGGCTGTAGCTGATCGGCGCGACGGATTGCCAGCCGGCGATCAGGTTCTGGATGAAAAGCACGGCTATGAAAGCCACCACCCAGTACCAGATGTTGTATTCGGTCTTCCTTTCCATGCCCCTTGTCCCTTTCACTAGCGCCCGATCCGCGCCCTGATCCGCTCGAGCAGCGCCAGCAGGACGCGCCTTTCGTCCGCCGACAGATCCTGCAGGATTTCATCTTCGAGCGCCGATTGCCGCGGCGCGAGTTCCTTCAGCATCGCCCGGGCCTTCGACGTTGCCGTGACGATCTGCGCCCGCCTGTCGTCGGGCGAGGGCGACCGCTCGACCCAGCCGCCCCTGACCATGCGATCGACGAGCTGGCCGGCTGTGGCCGGGCCGACCTCCAGCCGGTCGGCCAGATCGCCGATGGTCAGCCCAGGCTCATCCTCGACATGCGCCGCCGCCATCCAGG from Constrictibacter sp. MBR-5 encodes the following:
- the ftsH gene encoding ATP-dependent zinc metalloprotease FtsH; its protein translation is MERKTEYNIWYWVVAFIAVLFIQNLIAGWQSVAPISYSQFEKYLADGKISSVAVGSDTITGTFAEPVDGKKQFVTTVVNPAILERIDRSGIEITGVPQNTFLGTLISWVAPALVFFGIWMLLFRKFADKQGFGGFMQVGRSKAKVYMEKETGVSFADVAGVDEAKAELEEVVEFLRNPAEYGKLGAHIPKGILLVGPPGTGKTLLARAVAGEAGVTFFSISGSEFVEMFVGVGAARVRDLFEQARKSAPAIIFIDELDALGRARSSGQIAGGHDEREQTLNQLLTELDGFDPSVGIVLLAATNRPEILDPALLRAGRFDRQVLVDKPDKKGRIQILGVHMKTVTLAPDVDAEKVAALTPGFSGADLANLVNEAALLATRRKADAVTMDDFNNAVERIIAGLEKKNRVLNPREREIVAHHEMGHALVAMALPGTDPVHKVSIIPRGIGALGYTIQRPTEDRFLMTREELENKIAVLLGGRAAEKIVYDHLSTGAADDLVKATDIARAMVARYGMDEDLGHVSYDTDRPGFLGTGDQSSWLNRRYSDATAERMDAKVRDIVDGVFKRTLSLLEANRALLEQSAQDLLQRETLDEPDLVAIGSKVKRTEAVAA
- a CDS encoding MarR family transcriptional regulator: MITSDLALIGTTIHRVAQLIQQRIDNEIGDSGLTRLSWMAAAHVEDEPGLTIGDLADRLEVGPATAGQLVDRMVRGGWVERSPSPDDRRAQIVTATSKARAMLKELAPRQSALEDEILQDLSADERRVLLALLERIRARIGR